TGGGTCCGCCGGTATCGGTCACCTCCGTGCCGCGAACCAGACCGTCCGTCGTGTCCATCGCGACGCATCGGACGCGGTCTTCGCCGAGGTGCTGCTCCACTTCAAGGACGAGGCGCGATCCGTCCTGACGGACGATCTCGAGGGCGTTGTAGATCGGCGGAAGGTGCTCGTCCTGGAACTCCACGTCGATGACGACGCCGATGATCTGCGCGACCTTGCCCTTGGGAAGCGCCATCTCGCGCTGAGCGCTGCTGCTCATAGTGATGCGATCCTGTCTATGCCGTACCTCGTGCCGTACGCCTTAGGAGTACTTCAATGCCTCCGCGCCGCCGACGATCTCCGCGATCTCCTTGGTGATCATCGTCTGGCGGACGCGGTTCCCTTGAAGCGTCAGCTCCCCGATCATATCCGCCGCGTTCTTCGACGCGTTCTCCATCGCCGTCATCCGCGCTCCCTGCTCCGACGCGTAGGATTCCAGCAGCACCCGCCAGACCTGCGTGTTCACCTGCTTAGGCAGCAGCGAGTCCAAAACGGCTTCGCGCGTCGGTTCGTAGAGATACTCCCACGCGGACGCCGCGCCTTCATCCGCCTCGGCGACGGGAATGGGAAGCAGCGTCTCGAGCCGCGTGTCCTGCTGCATGACCGAGCGGAACTCGTTGAACACGACTTCGATGCGGTCGTACTCGGCGGACGAATACCGTGTGATGATGTCCCGCGCGATCGCCAGCGCGTCGGCGTGCGACAGCTTGCGGAACAGATCGACGTAGCGCTCGATCACGTTGTAGTTGCGCTTGCTGAAGAAGTCGTTGGCGCGTTTGCCGATGCAGATGATCCCCGTTTCTGACGGGAGCTCGGCAAGCCGTTCGGTCGCCTTGCGGATGACGTTCGTGTTGAAGCTGCCGCACAAGCCCCGATCCGCCGCGACGACGACGAGCAGATGCCGATTCGCCTCGCGTTGGGTGAGTAGAGGGTGCTCGTAGCCTTCCAAG
This window of the Candidatus Poribacteria bacterium genome carries:
- the atpG gene encoding ATP synthase F1 subunit gamma — translated: MATLRQIRRQIKSVQNIERVTRAMRMVAAARLRRAQENVLAARPYAHELQETIGSLIVGLEGYEHPLLTQREANRHLLVVVAADRGLCGSFNTNVIRKATERLAELPSETGIICIGKRANDFFSKRNYNVIERYVDLFRKLSHADALAIARDIITRYSSAEYDRIEVVFNEFRSVMQQDTRLETLLPIPVAEADEGAASAWEYLYEPTREAVLDSLLPKQVNTQVWRVLLESYASEQGARMTAMENASKNAADMIGELTLQGNRVRQTMITKEIAEIVGGAEALKYS